A single window of Ischnura elegans chromosome 8, ioIscEleg1.1, whole genome shotgun sequence DNA harbors:
- the LOC124164113 gene encoding uncharacterized protein LOC124164113 — MDPAPINIFLGEASEDEDILPSDDDSSREPGAAKDEEQDSTSVQGSDIPSELEDEDEEEEEDVRIEFEQKAGENRKSRDHYVGRNGTTVWYKVPRPKLEGPLAGPPEPLGPKGAALEADSLVQVWKCFVTDEMLDIIVTHTNDRILQLCKKNSAGYGHEFTSRTEILGAIGLLYLAGVFSTSRMKLEEFWAEDGSGVEIFRAVMSLDRFKYILQNLRLAGGADYECRKKMDKLACVRQVLGLFVSNCVNSYSIGDSAMLDEVRESFRGRCSFKQFMLNKPVHYGFKVYALCDARTYYTSNLEIVHESQPDGPYKTDNSPQEIVKRLVGHIKGTGRCVTLDNFFASADLARTLLTEYKLHMVGSLSKKRGEIPREFLDLRRRAPFSSVFGYAEGMTLCSHLPESDGVLVVLSTKEQHQVRPDLPKPTGAGDTGEEDEVCEVPEMVTHYGLSSGIVDDVDEIFGKYTTARNCRSVSLTLLFAMLNVAGLNAQIIYQEKLGECLIRRRFLKTLAIALVKESTQMHPTTVDNGSQPRRLFVSNVEPLVKKMKTGSTRCSYCPRSKDRKTHTYCGKCARAICKEHSESICKECFAKSEGV; from the coding sequence ATGGATCCGGCTCCAATTAACATTTTCCTGGGGGAAGCATCGGAAGACGAAGACATACTTCCGTCGGACGACGACTCTTCGAGGGAGCCGGGCGCCGCCAAAGACGAGGAGCAAGACTCGACAAGTGTCCAAGGAAGTGATATTCCATCCGAATTAGAGGACGAGGacgaagaagaggaagaggatgTGAGGATAGAATTCGAGCAGAAAGCTGGTGAAAATCGGAAAAGCAGGGACCATTACGTGGGCAGGAATGGGACGACAGTATGGTACAAAGTGCCCCGTCCAAAGTTAGAAGGACCTCTAGCGGGCCCACCGGAACCCTTAGGACCAAAAGGCGCGGCGCTGGAAGCCGATTCTTTGGTTCAAGTGTGGAAGTGTTTCGTGACCGACGAGATGCTGGACATAATCGTGACCCACACGAACGATAGGATTTTGCAGCTTTGTAAAAAGAACAGTGCCGGATACGGACACGAATTCACCAGCAGGACTGAGATATTGGGTGCCATAGGGCTCTTATATTTAGCAGGTGTGTTCAGCACTTCCAGGATGAAGCTGGAGGAGTTTTGGGCCGAGGATGGGAGTGGGGTGGAGATATTTAGAGCCGTCATGTCCCTCGATAGGTTTAAATACATCCTGCAGAACTTGCGGCTGGCCGGCGGGGCGGACTACGAATGCAGGAAGAAGATGGACAAGCTAGCCTGTGTCCGTCAGGTGCTCGGACTCTTTGTGTCGAACTGTGTGAACAGCTACTCGATCGGCGACTCCGCTATGTTGGACGAGGTTAGGGAATCCTTCCGCGGCCGGTGTTCCTTCAAACAGTTCATGCTCAACAAACCGGTCCACTATGGGTTCAAAGTGTACGCTCTGTGCGACGCCAGGACTTATTATACCTCGAACCTTGAGATTGTCCACGAATCTCAGCCCGACGGGCCGTACAAAACGGACAACTCGCCCCAGGAGATCGTCAAAAGATTGGTGGGACACATTAAGGGAACCGGGAGGTGCGTAACGTTGGACAACTTCTTCGCCAGCGCGGATCTGGCAAGGACCCTGCTGACGGAATACAAACTGCACATGGTCGGTAGCCTGAGCAAGAAGCGAGGAGAGATACCGCGGGAGTTCCTGGACCTGAGGAGAAGGGCTCCGTTCTCCTCGGTGTTCGGGTACGCCGAAGGGATGACCTTGTGTTCCCACCTCCCCGAGAGCGACGGAGTCCTGGTGGTGCTCTCCACGAAAGAACAGCACCAAGTTAGACCCGACCTGCCCAAGCCAACTGGTGCCGGAGATACTGGAGAAGAAGATGAAGTCTGCGAGGTCCCTGAAATGGTCACCCACTACGGACTGAGCAGTGGAATCGTCGACGACGTGGACGAGATCTTCGGCAAGTACACAACCGCTCGAAACTGTAGGAGCGTGTCCCTCACGCTGCTCTTCGCGATGCTGAACGTGGCCGGCTTGAACGCTCAAATCATCTACCAGGAAAAGCTCGGAGAATGCTTGATAAGGCGGAGGTTCCTCAAAACCCTGGCCATAGCCCTGGTCAAGGAGAGCACGCAGATGCATCCCACGACAGTCGACAACGGATCTCAGCCCAGGAGACTGTTCGTGTCCAATGTGGAGCCGTTGGTGAAGAAGATGAAGACGGGTTCAACCCGCTGTTCTTACTGTCCCCGAAGCAAGGACCGAAAGACGCACACCTACTGCGGAAAGTGCGCCAGAGCCATCTGCAAGGAACACTCCGAGTCAATCTGCAAAGAGTGCTTTGCCAAGTCGGAGGGGGTTTAG